In Nomascus leucogenys isolate Asia chromosome 8, Asia_NLE_v1, whole genome shotgun sequence, a single genomic region encodes these proteins:
- the SET gene encoding protein SET isoform X2, giving the protein MAPKRQSPLPPQKKKPRPPPALGPQEIPASAGLPKKGEKEQQEAIEHIDEVQNEIDRLNEQASEEILKVEQKYNKLRQPFFQKRSELIAKIPNFWVTTFVNHPQVSALLGEEDEEALHYLTRVEVTEFEDIKSGYRIDFYFDENPYFENKVLSKEFHLNESGDPSSKSTEIKWKSGKDLTKRSSQTQNKASRKRQHEEPESFFTWFTDHSDAGADELGEVIKDDIWPNPLQYYLVPDMDDEEGEGEDDDDDDEEEEGLEDIDEEGDEDEGEEDEDDDEGEEGEEDEGEDD; this is encoded by the exons ATGGCCCCTAAACGCCAGTCTCCACTCCCGCCTCAAAAGAAGAAACCAAGACCCCCTCCTGCTCTGGGACCGCAGGAGATACCGGCCTCTGCAGGCTTGCCGAAGAAGGGAG aaaaagaacagcaagaaGCGATTGAACACATTGATGAAGTACAAAATGAAATAGACAG aCTTAATGAACAAGCCAGTGAGGAGATTTTGAAAGTAGAACAGAAATATAACAAACTCCGCCAACCATTTTTTCAGAAGAGGTCAGAATTGATCGCCAAAATCCCAAATTTTTGGGTAACAACATTTGTCAACCATCCACAAG TGTCTGCACTGCTTGGGGAGGAAGACGAAGAGGCACTGCATTATTTGACCAGAGTTGAAGTGAcagaatttgaagatattaaatcAGGTTACAGAATAGATTTT tattttgatgaaaatccttactttgaaaataaagttcTCTCCAAAGAATTTCATCTGAATGAGAGTGGTGATCCATCTTCAAAGTCCACCGAAATCAAATGGAAATCTGGAAAG GATTTGACGAAACGTTCAAGTCAAACGCAGAATAAAGCCAGCAGGAAGAGGCAGCATGAGGAACCAGAGAGCTTCTTTACCTGGTTTACTGACCATTCTGACGCAGGTGCTGATGAGTTAGGAGAGGTCATCAAAGATGATATTTGGCCAAACCCATTACAGTACTACTTG gttcccGATATGGAtgatgaagaaggagaaggagaagatgatgatgatgatgatgaagaggaggaaggatTAGAAGATATTGATGAAGAAGGGGATGAGGATGAAggtgaagaagatgaagatgatgatgaaggggaggaaggagag GAGGATGAAGGAGAAGATGACTAA
- the SET gene encoding protein SET isoform X1: MSAPAAKVSKKELNSNHDGADETSEKEQQEAIEHIDEVQNEIDRLNEQASEEILKVEQKYNKLRQPFFQKRSELIAKIPNFWVTTFVNHPQVSALLGEEDEEALHYLTRVEVTEFEDIKSGYRIDFYFDENPYFENKVLSKEFHLNESGDPSSKSTEIKWKSGKDLTKRSSQTQNKASRKRQHEEPESFFTWFTDHSDAGADELGEVIKDDIWPNPLQYYLVPDMDDEEGEGEDDDDDDEEEEGLEDIDEEGDEDEGEEDEDDDEGEEGEEDEGEDD, from the exons ATGTCGGCGCCGGCGGCCAAAGTCAGTAAAAAGGAGCTCAACTCCAACCACGACGGGGCCGACGAGACCTCAG aaaaagaacagcaagaaGCGATTGAACACATTGATGAAGTACAAAATGAAATAGACAG aCTTAATGAACAAGCCAGTGAGGAGATTTTGAAAGTAGAACAGAAATATAACAAACTCCGCCAACCATTTTTTCAGAAGAGGTCAGAATTGATCGCCAAAATCCCAAATTTTTGGGTAACAACATTTGTCAACCATCCACAAG TGTCTGCACTGCTTGGGGAGGAAGACGAAGAGGCACTGCATTATTTGACCAGAGTTGAAGTGAcagaatttgaagatattaaatcAGGTTACAGAATAGATTTT tattttgatgaaaatccttactttgaaaataaagttcTCTCCAAAGAATTTCATCTGAATGAGAGTGGTGATCCATCTTCAAAGTCCACCGAAATCAAATGGAAATCTGGAAAG GATTTGACGAAACGTTCAAGTCAAACGCAGAATAAAGCCAGCAGGAAGAGGCAGCATGAGGAACCAGAGAGCTTCTTTACCTGGTTTACTGACCATTCTGACGCAGGTGCTGATGAGTTAGGAGAGGTCATCAAAGATGATATTTGGCCAAACCCATTACAGTACTACTTG gttcccGATATGGAtgatgaagaaggagaaggagaagatgatgatgatgatgatgaagaggaggaaggatTAGAAGATATTGATGAAGAAGGGGATGAGGATGAAggtgaagaagatgaagatgatgatgaaggggaggaaggagag GAGGATGAAGGAGAAGATGACTAA